A stretch of Anaeromyxobacter dehalogenans 2CP-1 DNA encodes these proteins:
- a CDS encoding methyl-accepting chemotaxis protein → MRWYENLGITAKLLVGFTLVALMAGVVGGVGYRQLNALNAADTFLYHKCTLSLKYLAEMVASYRGQKSELQDALGETNRSAREAPLAKLEAYEARFQDRMKRYPETFSTDADRKAFAELEGLHRAYSAARDRVAAHIRAGEDQRAQEVLRGELATAFEAERAALQAMLDSNDEVARQTSEANDALAERANRLMLVIALAAMLLAVGLGILVARTISRPIGAMVTAAERMAIGDLDVQLREDRKDEVGVLARAFAAMNHALGGITRAAQEVAGGNLQVRLEARSDKDELLRALSEMVHRLTEVVQGVKVAADGVAAGSEQLSAASEQTSQGATEQASSIEEISASMEEMGSNIRQNADNASQTEQLATKAAGVAAEGGEAVARTVEAMKQIAGKVSIIGEIARQTNLLALNAAIEAARAGEHGKGFAVVASEVRKLAERSQKAAGEISELSASSVSVAEKAGDLLGRIRPEAQKTSELVQEISAASREQDTGAAQISKAIQQLDQVIQQNAAGAEEMSSTAEELTAQAVKLQELIAFFRLADGAGRAAARAAPPARPAAPPALHAPKASKAPNAPARPAPRATPPAPKPAPKPARPAAAPSEAGVRIELAEAPEPEPGYQAY, encoded by the coding sequence ATGCGCTGGTACGAGAACCTCGGGATCACCGCGAAGCTGCTCGTCGGGTTCACCCTGGTCGCGCTGATGGCGGGGGTGGTGGGCGGGGTGGGGTACAGGCAGCTCAACGCCCTGAACGCGGCCGACACCTTCCTTTACCACAAGTGCACCCTGTCGCTGAAGTACCTCGCGGAGATGGTCGCGAGCTACCGCGGCCAGAAGTCCGAGCTCCAGGACGCGCTGGGCGAGACCAACCGCTCGGCGCGCGAGGCGCCGCTCGCGAAGCTCGAGGCGTACGAGGCGCGCTTCCAGGACCGCATGAAGCGCTACCCGGAGACGTTCTCCACCGACGCGGACCGCAAGGCGTTCGCGGAGCTGGAGGGGCTGCACCGCGCGTACTCGGCCGCCCGCGACCGGGTGGCGGCGCACATCCGGGCGGGCGAGGACCAGCGCGCGCAGGAGGTGCTGCGCGGGGAGCTGGCGACCGCGTTCGAGGCCGAGCGCGCGGCGCTCCAGGCGATGCTGGACTCGAACGACGAGGTCGCGCGCCAGACCAGCGAGGCGAACGACGCGCTGGCCGAGCGGGCCAACCGGCTGATGCTGGTGATCGCCCTGGCCGCCATGCTGCTCGCGGTGGGCCTCGGGATCCTCGTCGCGCGCACCATCAGCCGGCCCATCGGGGCGATGGTCACCGCGGCGGAGCGGATGGCGATCGGCGATCTGGACGTCCAGCTCCGCGAGGACCGCAAGGACGAGGTGGGCGTCCTCGCCCGCGCGTTCGCGGCGATGAACCACGCGCTCGGCGGCATCACGCGGGCGGCGCAGGAGGTCGCGGGCGGCAACCTGCAGGTCCGGCTCGAGGCGCGCTCGGACAAGGACGAGCTGCTCCGCGCGCTCTCCGAGATGGTGCACCGGCTCACCGAGGTCGTGCAGGGCGTGAAGGTGGCCGCGGACGGCGTGGCGGCGGGCTCGGAGCAGCTCAGCGCCGCGTCCGAGCAGACCAGCCAGGGCGCCACCGAGCAGGCCTCGTCGATCGAGGAGATCTCCGCGTCGATGGAGGAGATGGGCTCGAACATCCGGCAGAACGCGGACAACGCCTCGCAGACCGAGCAGCTCGCGACGAAGGCGGCCGGCGTCGCGGCCGAGGGCGGCGAGGCGGTGGCCCGCACGGTGGAGGCCATGAAGCAGATCGCGGGCAAGGTCTCGATCATCGGCGAGATCGCCCGGCAGACGAACCTGCTCGCGCTGAACGCCGCCATCGAGGCGGCGCGCGCGGGCGAGCACGGCAAGGGCTTCGCGGTGGTCGCCTCCGAGGTGCGCAAGCTCGCCGAGCGCAGCCAGAAGGCGGCCGGGGAGATCAGCGAGCTCTCGGCGAGCAGCGTGTCGGTGGCGGAGAAGGCGGGGGACCTGCTCGGGCGCATCCGGCCCGAGGCGCAGAAGACCTCCGAGCTGGTGCAGGAGATCAGCGCCGCGAGCCGCGAGCAGGACACCGGCGCCGCCCAGATCTCCAAGGCCATCCAGCAGCTCGACCAGGTGATCCAGCAGAACGCGGCCGGCGCCGAGGAGATGAGCTCCACCGCGGAGGAGCTGACCGCCCAGGCGGTGAAGCTGCAGGAGCTGATCGCGTTCTTCCGTCTAGCGGACGGCGCCGGGCGTGCCGCGGCGCGCGCGGCGCCGCCGGCGCGACCGGCCGCCCCGCCGGCCCTGCACGCCCCGAAGGCCTCGAAGGCTCCGAACGCCCCGGCGCGGCCCGCGCCCAGGGCGACGCCGCCGGCGCCGAAGCCGGCGCCGAAGCCGGCCCGGCCCGCCGCCGCGCCGTCCGAGGCCGGCGTCCGCATCGAGCTCGCCGAGGCCCCGGAGCCGGAGCCGGGCTACCAGGCCTACTGA
- a CDS encoding STAS domain-containing protein, translated as MRIELPEDLTIARAEALRALLLEALDRGEDLALGAGAVASADAAGLQVLCAAARTAAARGVRLGLEARSGALAAAVARSGLDRAPEGSWLDVEDRDG; from the coding sequence ATGCGGATCGAGCTGCCGGAGGACCTGACGATCGCGCGGGCGGAGGCGCTCCGGGCGCTGCTGCTCGAGGCGCTCGATCGCGGGGAGGATCTCGCGCTGGGCGCCGGGGCGGTCGCGTCGGCCGATGCGGCGGGGCTGCAGGTGCTGTGCGCCGCCGCGCGCACCGCCGCCGCGCGCGGCGTGCGGCTCGGGCTCGAGGCGCGCAGCGGGGCGCTCGCGGCCGCGGTGGCGCGGTCCGGGCTCGATCGCGCGCCCGAGGGAAGCTGGCTGGACGTGGAGGATCGAGATGGCTAG
- a CDS encoding chemotaxis protein CheA, producing the protein MRSLEQLAASYREEAGERVAELEATLLELEQAPDDAELVSRAFRALHTIKGSGAMFGFDEVAAFTHELETVFEHVRGGRLAVTRELIGLALAGKDLVRGMLDGEGGADGRERDRLVAAYRALAPDAEAGAPTPAGGEQADAGCGAAGDAAAALGPRTWRIAFEPNPDLFENGTNPLGLLDELSTLGPCVVVARTDGIPRLEDLAPERCHLAWEVTLTTDRGEDAIRDVFAFVEDRCTLRVQALPSAEAAPAAPSPALAAGAGEIARSTGGPARPPEAASSVRVAAAKLDHLVDLVGELVTAQSRLARLAAQAEDAELGAVSEGLERLTADLRDTALDLRMVPIGTAFGRLRRVARDLAADLGKEIDLVTEGAETELDKTVIERLADPLVHVIRNACDHGIETPEARRAAGKPPRGTISLSARQAGGSVVVEVRDDGAGIDPAAVRARAEARGLLQPGARLAEADLLNLVFQPGFSTARTVTSVSGRGVGMDVVKRSVEALRGTVALESAPGAGTALRIELPLTLAIIEGLLVEVGGGSYVLPLAAVEECVGLTAAEVEAARGAHLAPVRGELVPYLRLREVFEVRGARPDHEQIAIVRTEAGRCGLAVDQVAGQLQAVIKSMGQMFRSVKGLSGATILGDGSVAPILDVAALLKEHAARAA; encoded by the coding sequence ATGCGCTCCCTGGAGCAGCTGGCAGCGAGCTACCGCGAGGAGGCGGGCGAGCGGGTGGCGGAGCTGGAGGCCACCCTGCTCGAGCTGGAGCAGGCGCCGGACGATGCCGAGCTCGTGTCGCGCGCCTTCCGCGCGCTGCACACGATCAAGGGCTCGGGCGCGATGTTCGGCTTCGACGAGGTGGCGGCGTTCACCCACGAGCTGGAGACCGTGTTCGAGCACGTCCGCGGCGGGCGGCTCGCCGTCACCCGCGAGCTGATCGGGCTCGCGCTCGCGGGCAAGGATCTGGTCCGCGGCATGCTGGACGGCGAGGGCGGCGCGGACGGGCGCGAGCGCGATCGGCTCGTGGCGGCCTACCGGGCCCTCGCGCCGGACGCCGAGGCCGGGGCGCCGACGCCCGCCGGCGGCGAGCAGGCCGACGCCGGGTGCGGCGCGGCCGGGGATGCGGCTGCGGCCCTCGGGCCGCGCACCTGGCGCATCGCCTTCGAGCCCAACCCGGACCTGTTCGAGAACGGCACCAATCCGCTGGGGCTGCTCGACGAGCTGTCGACGCTCGGCCCATGCGTGGTGGTGGCCCGGACCGACGGGATCCCGCGCCTGGAGGATCTCGCGCCGGAGCGGTGCCACCTGGCCTGGGAGGTGACCCTCACCACCGACCGCGGCGAGGACGCCATCCGCGACGTCTTCGCGTTCGTCGAGGACCGCTGCACGCTGCGCGTCCAGGCGCTCCCCAGCGCGGAGGCCGCGCCTGCCGCGCCCAGCCCGGCCCTGGCGGCCGGGGCCGGGGAGATCGCGCGCTCCACCGGCGGCCCGGCCCGGCCGCCCGAGGCGGCCTCCAGCGTGCGGGTCGCGGCGGCCAAGCTCGACCACCTGGTGGACCTGGTGGGCGAGCTGGTGACCGCGCAGTCCCGGCTTGCGCGGCTCGCCGCGCAGGCGGAGGACGCGGAGCTGGGCGCGGTGTCCGAGGGCCTGGAGCGGCTCACCGCCGACCTGCGCGACACCGCGCTCGACCTCCGCATGGTGCCCATCGGAACGGCGTTCGGGCGCCTGCGGCGGGTGGCGCGCGACCTCGCGGCCGACCTCGGGAAGGAGATCGACCTGGTGACGGAGGGCGCCGAGACGGAGCTCGACAAGACCGTCATCGAGCGGCTCGCGGACCCGCTCGTGCACGTGATCCGGAACGCCTGCGATCACGGCATCGAGACGCCCGAGGCCCGGCGCGCCGCCGGCAAGCCGCCGCGCGGGACCATCTCGCTCTCGGCCCGCCAGGCGGGCGGCAGCGTGGTCGTCGAGGTCCGCGACGACGGCGCCGGCATCGACCCGGCGGCGGTGCGCGCGCGGGCCGAGGCCCGCGGTCTGCTGCAGCCCGGCGCGCGCCTCGCCGAGGCGGACCTGCTCAACCTCGTGTTCCAGCCCGGATTCTCCACCGCGCGGACGGTCACCAGCGTCTCCGGGCGCGGCGTCGGCATGGACGTGGTGAAGCGGTCGGTCGAGGCGCTGCGCGGGACCGTGGCCCTGGAGAGCGCGCCCGGGGCCGGCACGGCGCTGCGCATCGAGCTGCCGCTCACGCTCGCGATCATCGAGGGGCTGCTGGTGGAGGTGGGCGGGGGCAGCTACGTGCTGCCGCTCGCGGCGGTGGAGGAGTGCGTCGGGCTCACCGCCGCGGAGGTGGAGGCGGCGCGCGGGGCGCACCTCGCGCCGGTGCGGGGCGAGCTCGTCCCGTACCTGCGGCTCCGGGAGGTGTTCGAGGTGCGCGGCGCGCGGCCGGACCACGAGCAGATCGCGATCGTGCGGACCGAGGCCGGGCGCTGCGGCCTGGCGGTGGACCAGGTCGCCGGCCAGCTCCAGGCCGTCATCAAGTCGATGGGGCAGATGTTCCGCAGCGTGAAGGGGCTGTCCGGCGCCACCATCCTCGGCGACGGGAGCGTCGCGCCCATCCTGGACGTCGCGGCGCTGTTGAAGGAGCACGCGGCCCGCGCCGCGTGA
- a CDS encoding response regulator has translation MARCVLVVDDSASVRLAERVVLTGAGYEVLEAVDGQDALAKLAARPVQLVLTDLNMPNLDGVGLIRAVRTDPAHRLTPVVMVTTESEQARKLEGKAAGATGWIVKPFTPEQLLAVAARLLGA, from the coding sequence ATGGCTAGGTGCGTGCTCGTCGTGGACGACTCCGCGAGCGTCCGGCTCGCCGAGCGGGTCGTGCTCACGGGGGCGGGGTACGAGGTGCTGGAGGCGGTCGACGGGCAGGACGCGCTCGCGAAGCTGGCGGCGCGCCCGGTGCAGCTCGTGCTCACCGACCTCAACATGCCCAACCTCGACGGCGTCGGGCTCATCCGCGCGGTGCGCACCGACCCCGCGCACCGGCTCACGCCGGTGGTGATGGTGACCACCGAGTCGGAGCAGGCGCGCAAGCTGGAGGGGAAGGCCGCCGGCGCCACCGGGTGGATCGTGAAGCCGTTCACCCCCGAGCAGCTCCTCGCAGTGGCCGCGCGCCTGCTGGGCGCCTGA
- a CDS encoding chemotaxis protein CheW: MDESASTRSQQYLTFTLDGEHYAVEIERVREVLEFTGVNKVPRTPDFLRGMINLRGDIVPVVDLRLKLGLSPTERTIDTCVVITEVTADGEPLVLGALADSVQEVIELDPAAIAPPPRMGARVDTAFIRGMGRREDQFLVILDIERVLAEDGLRALTEPLGAGVPPGAAPDGAGVERVGDAGLAG, encoded by the coding sequence ATGGACGAGTCGGCCTCGACCCGAAGCCAGCAGTACCTGACCTTCACGCTCGACGGCGAGCACTACGCCGTCGAGATCGAGCGGGTGCGTGAGGTGCTCGAGTTCACCGGGGTGAACAAGGTGCCGCGCACCCCCGACTTCCTGCGCGGCATGATCAACCTTCGGGGAGACATCGTCCCGGTGGTGGACCTGCGCCTGAAGCTCGGCCTCTCCCCCACGGAGCGGACGATCGACACCTGCGTCGTCATCACCGAGGTCACGGCCGACGGCGAGCCCCTCGTGCTCGGCGCCCTGGCCGACTCGGTCCAGGAGGTGATCGAGCTCGATCCTGCCGCCATCGCGCCGCCGCCGCGCATGGGCGCGCGGGTCGACACCGCCTTCATCCGCGGGATGGGCCGGCGCGAGGACCAGTTCCTCGTCATCCTCGACATCGAGCGGGTGCTCGCGGAGGACGGGCTGCGCGCGCTGACGGAGCCGCTGGGCGCGGGCGTCCCTCCGGGCGCGGCGCCGGACGGCGCCGGGGTGGAGCGGGTGGGCGATGCTGGGCTCGC